A genomic region of Prevotella scopos JCM 17725 contains the following coding sequences:
- a CDS encoding sensor histidine kinase: protein MKKTTIWTIATIMGLSFLGLLLLQLNYIEEMAEMKKEQFDESVNRALYQASRNMELNETLRYLEDDVNKKEHSKNEDQNTDKDTSTAAHQAPVTDNQGEPYTSFEAKLLQAKPSLTPKAMILRNDSSTLSATKRNMQEIVRNRYVYQKAMLEEVIYNILYSASDKPLRDRINFKLLDQDLKAEMMNNGINIPYHFTVTTQDGREVYKCPDYVSDGEENTYSQVLFRNDPVNRMGVVKVHFPQMNNYIFSSVRFMIPSIIFTFVLLFTFIFTIVIIFQQKRYSEIKNDFINNMTHELKTPIASISLAAQMMNDKTLTMSPKMIEHLGGVINDESKRLRFLVEKVLQMSMYDRKKAVLKKKYTDLNEMVETIAHSFSLRVEHTGGKVYTEIEAVDSLMYVDEMHFQNVIFNLLDNAVKYAKPDEPLNVYLKTWNTNENLYLSVRDTGQGIKKENLKKIFDKFYRVHTGNLHDVKGFGLGLAYVKKMVDLHEGEIKVLSEYGKGTKFVIKLPVIRDEEGEE from the coding sequence ATGAAGAAGACAACAATTTGGACAATAGCCACAATCATGGGACTTTCGTTCCTTGGTTTGCTTCTGCTCCAGCTCAACTATATTGAAGAAATGGCTGAGATGAAGAAGGAACAGTTTGACGAGTCAGTCAACCGTGCCCTCTATCAGGCCTCTCGTAATATGGAATTGAATGAGACTCTTCGTTATTTAGAGGATGATGTAAATAAGAAGGAACATTCCAAAAACGAAGATCAGAATACAGATAAAGATACATCAACAGCTGCTCACCAAGCTCCAGTTACGGATAATCAGGGTGAGCCTTATACATCATTCGAGGCAAAATTGCTTCAAGCAAAGCCTTCATTGACACCAAAGGCCATGATCTTGCGTAATGACAGTAGTACATTGTCGGCAACAAAGCGCAACATGCAAGAAATTGTTCGCAATCGTTATGTTTATCAAAAAGCAATGCTAGAAGAGGTGATATACAATATCCTTTATTCTGCTTCAGATAAGCCGTTACGCGATAGAATAAACTTTAAGCTTTTGGATCAAGACCTCAAGGCGGAAATGATGAACAATGGTATTAATATCCCTTATCACTTTACAGTGACAACACAAGATGGTCGTGAGGTTTATAAATGCCCTGACTATGTGAGTGATGGTGAGGAGAATACCTATTCACAGGTGTTGTTCCGCAATGACCCTGTAAACAGAATGGGTGTTGTAAAGGTTCATTTCCCACAAATGAACAACTACATATTCTCGAGTGTGCGATTTATGATTCCATCAATCATATTCACTTTCGTACTATTGTTTACTTTTATCTTCACTATCGTGATCATTTTTCAACAGAAACGTTATAGTGAGATAAAGAACGACTTTATCAATAACATGACGCATGAACTTAAGACACCAATTGCTAGCATTTCTCTGGCAGCCCAGATGATGAATGATAAGACGCTAACAATGAGTCCTAAGATGATTGAACATCTGGGTGGTGTCATCAATGATGAGTCAAAACGTCTGAGATTTCTCGTTGAGAAGGTACTCCAAATGAGTATGTACGATCGTAAGAAGGCTGTGTTGAAGAAGAAATACACCGACCTTAACGAAATGGTTGAAACGATTGCTCATTCGTTCAGTTTGCGTGTTGAGCACACCGGAGGTAAGGTCTATACAGAGATTGAAGCGGTAGATTCACTGATGTATGTTGACGAGATGCATTTCCAGAATGTCATATTTAATCTCTTGGACAATGCCGTTAAATATGCAAAACCAGATGAGCCTTTAAATGTTTATCTGAAAACGTGGAACACCAATGAGAACCTCTACCTTTCAGTTCGTGATACGGGACAGGGTATAAAGAAGGAGAACTTAAAGAAAATTTTTGATAAGTTCTATCGCGTTCACACTGGAAACCTCCACGATGTAAAAGGTTTTGGACTTGGTTTGGCATACGTGAAGAAGATGGTTGACCTCCATGAAGGTGAAATCAAAGTACTGAGTGAATATGGCAAGGGAACAAAATTTGTCATTAAACTACCAGTTATTCGAGATGAAGAAGGTGAAGAATAA
- a CDS encoding response regulator transcription factor — translation MDDKLKILLCEDDENLGTLLSEYLQAKGYQADLCPDGEVGYRAFLKSKYDICVLDVMMPKKDGFTLAQEIRQANAEVPIIFLTAKQLKEDILEGFKIGADDYITKPFSMEELVFRIEAILRRVRGKKTKESTMYNIGRFTFDTQKQLLTLDNNPDKATKLTTKENELLALLCAHSNEILQRDYALKTIWIDDNYFNARSMDVYITKLRKHLKPDPQIEIINIHGKGYKLIVPEEQ, via the coding sequence ATGGATGATAAATTGAAAATTCTGTTGTGTGAAGACGATGAGAATCTCGGAACACTATTAAGTGAGTATCTACAAGCAAAGGGCTATCAGGCTGACCTTTGCCCAGATGGTGAAGTTGGATACAGAGCTTTCTTAAAGAGCAAATATGATATATGTGTACTTGATGTTATGATGCCAAAGAAAGATGGTTTCACACTTGCACAAGAAATACGTCAAGCAAATGCAGAAGTTCCTATCATCTTCCTTACTGCAAAGCAGTTGAAAGAGGATATCTTGGAAGGTTTCAAGATTGGTGCTGATGATTATATCACAAAGCCTTTCTCTATGGAAGAATTAGTGTTCCGTATTGAAGCTATCCTTCGTCGTGTAAGAGGAAAGAAGACCAAAGAGTCAACAATGTACAATATTGGTCGTTTCACCTTTGACACACAGAAGCAGTTGCTTACTTTGGATAACAACCCAGACAAGGCAACAAAGCTGACAACAAAGGAGAATGAGTTGCTTGCTTTGCTTTGCGCACACTCTAATGAAATTCTTCAGCGTGATTATGCTTTGAAGACTATTTGGATAGATGATAACTACTTCAATGCTCGCTCAATGGATGTTTATATTACTAAGTTGCGTAAGCATTTGAAACCAGACCCACAAATTGAGATTATCAACATCCATGGTAAGGGTTATAAACTCATTGTTCCTGAAGAGCAGTAA
- the nadB gene encoding L-aspartate oxidase, with protein sequence MIQNFDFLVIGSGIAGMSYALSVANSGKGKVALVCKTSLAEANTAKAQGGIAAVTNLAIDNFEKHINDTIVAGDYISDPLAVKQVVCNAPEAIKALVKWGVNFDKNKDGTYDLHREGGHSDFRILHHADDTGFEIQRGLMDAVRANPNITIFENYYAVEIITQHHLGVKVTRRTLDIECYGAYILNPETQKVDTFLSKVTLMATGGVGAVYAMTSNPVIATGDGIAMAYRAKATVKDMEFVQFHPTVLYNPSETHPAFLITEAMRGYGGVLRLPNGQEFMQKYDKRLSLAPRDIVARAIDHEMKIHGLNHVCLDVTHKDAEETQHHFPHIYEKCLSIGIDITKEYIPVCPSAHYICGGIKVDLNAESSIHRLYAVGECSCTGLHGGNRLASNSLIEAVVYAKSAAEHTLRMIDTYDFNTNIPEWNDEGTMTNEEHVLITQSIKEVGEIMSNYVGIVRSDLRLKRAWARLDLLYEETENLFKRVTATKDICELRNMINVGYLITRQAIERKESRGLHYTVDYPKHAYDEKK encoded by the coding sequence ATGATACAGAATTTCGATTTCCTGGTTATCGGAAGTGGTATCGCAGGAATGAGCTATGCACTAAGTGTAGCAAATAGTGGTAAAGGAAAAGTTGCCCTTGTTTGCAAAACATCTTTAGCCGAAGCCAATACAGCTAAAGCACAAGGAGGAATAGCGGCTGTAACAAACCTTGCCATAGATAATTTTGAAAAGCACATCAATGATACTATAGTTGCTGGTGATTATATTTCCGACCCTTTGGCTGTGAAGCAAGTTGTGTGTAATGCGCCAGAAGCTATCAAGGCACTTGTCAAATGGGGGGTGAACTTTGATAAGAATAAGGATGGTACATACGACCTACATCGTGAAGGAGGTCATAGTGATTTTCGTATTCTTCATCATGCTGATGACACAGGCTTTGAGATACAGCGTGGACTAATGGATGCTGTAAGAGCTAATCCTAATATTACTATCTTTGAAAATTATTATGCTGTTGAGATTATTACACAACATCACTTGGGGGTAAAGGTAACGCGTAGAACTCTAGATATTGAATGTTATGGTGCGTATATTCTCAACCCTGAAACCCAAAAGGTTGATACTTTTTTGAGTAAGGTTACACTTATGGCAACTGGTGGGGTGGGTGCTGTCTATGCAATGACATCCAACCCCGTTATAGCTACTGGCGATGGTATCGCAATGGCTTATCGAGCTAAGGCAACAGTCAAGGATATGGAGTTTGTACAGTTCCATCCCACGGTTCTTTATAATCCTTCTGAGACACATCCTGCATTTCTGATTACTGAGGCTATGCGTGGCTATGGTGGAGTGTTGCGACTTCCGAATGGTCAAGAGTTCATGCAGAAGTATGATAAACGTCTTTCTCTTGCTCCACGTGATATTGTTGCTCGAGCTATTGATCATGAAATGAAGATTCATGGACTAAATCATGTTTGTCTTGATGTAACACATAAAGATGCTGAAGAAACGCAGCATCATTTTCCACATATATATGAGAAATGTTTGAGCATTGGGATTGATATAACAAAAGAATATATTCCAGTTTGTCCAAGTGCTCACTATATCTGTGGGGGTATAAAGGTCGATTTGAATGCAGAAAGTTCTATTCATAGACTTTATGCGGTCGGTGAATGCTCATGCACGGGATTGCATGGCGGAAACCGACTTGCCAGCAACTCGCTGATAGAAGCAGTCGTCTATGCTAAGTCTGCTGCAGAACATACACTACGGATGATTGACACCTATGATTTTAATACAAATATTCCTGAGTGGAACGATGAAGGCACAATGACTAATGAAGAGCATGTTTTAATCACACAGAGTATTAAGGAAGTTGGCGAAATCATGAGCAACTATGTTGGTATTGTTCGAAGTGATTTACGTTTGAAACGTGCTTGGGCAAGACTCGACTTATTGTATGAGGAAACAGAAAACCTCTTTAAGCGTGTTACGGCAACGAAGGATATATGCGAACTTCGTAATATGATAAATGTCGGTTATCTGATAACAAGACAAGCCATAGAGCGTAAGGAAAGCCGAGGATTACATTATACGGTAGATTATCCGAAGCATGCATACGACGAGAAGAAGTAG
- the nadA gene encoding quinolinate synthase NadA, producing the protein MIGKKWLEQGFIDEPIPERTDVKAEIRRMCKEKNALIMAHYYTEGVIQELADFVGDSLALAQKAATTEADIIVMCGVHFMGETNKILCPEKTILVPDLNASCSLAESCPADEFEKFVKAHPNHTVVSYVNTTAATKAVTDVVVTSSNAKQIVESLPKETPIIFGPDRNLGHYISEQTGREMLLWDGACEVHDRFSVEKIQQLKREHPAAKVLAHPECPPTILCLADKVGSTSALLKYSVENDAQEFIVVTESGILVEMQRLAPQKTFIPAPPNDSDSPCNECEYMKYITLRKLYNCLKYEWPAIEVEPEMAKKAVKSIHRMLDISNRLGL; encoded by the coding sequence ATGATTGGAAAAAAATGGCTGGAACAAGGTTTTATAGATGAACCTATTCCTGAAAGGACTGATGTGAAAGCTGAAATTCGTCGAATGTGTAAGGAAAAGAATGCACTTATCATGGCACATTATTATACAGAAGGCGTAATTCAGGAGTTGGCAGATTTTGTAGGTGATAGTCTGGCTTTGGCACAAAAGGCAGCAACCACAGAAGCCGATATCATTGTTATGTGTGGTGTACATTTCATGGGTGAGACGAATAAAATCTTATGTCCTGAGAAGACTATACTCGTCCCTGACCTTAACGCCTCTTGTTCATTAGCCGAGAGTTGTCCTGCTGATGAGTTTGAGAAGTTTGTAAAAGCACACCCTAATCATACCGTGGTAAGCTATGTCAATACAACTGCAGCAACCAAAGCTGTGACAGATGTTGTGGTGACGAGCAGTAATGCAAAGCAGATTGTTGAGTCTTTACCAAAGGAAACTCCTATTATTTTTGGACCAGATAGGAACTTAGGACATTATATCAGCGAGCAAACAGGACGTGAGATGTTGCTTTGGGATGGTGCATGTGAAGTGCATGACAGATTCTCTGTGGAGAAGATTCAGCAGTTAAAACGCGAACATCCAGCTGCAAAAGTACTGGCTCATCCAGAATGTCCACCTACTATACTCTGCTTAGCTGATAAGGTTGGAAGTACATCTGCCTTATTGAAGTATAGTGTTGAGAATGATGCTCAGGAGTTTATAGTGGTGACAGAGAGTGGTATTCTTGTTGAAATGCAGCGATTGGCACCACAAAAGACCTTTATTCCTGCTCCTCCTAATGATAGTGATAGCCCTTGTAATGAGTGTGAGTATATGAAATATATTACTTTGCGAAAGCTATATAATTGCTTGAAGTATGAGTGGCCTGCTATTGAGGTTGAGCCAGAAATGGCAAAGAAGGCTGTCAAATCAATTCATAGAATGTTGGATATCTCAAACAGATTAGGTTTATAA
- the nadC gene encoding carboxylating nicotinate-nucleotide diphosphorylase yields MLSVEELNDKLIELAFSEDIGDGDHTTLCCIPADAMGESRLLIKEEGVLAGVNVAKRVFHLFDPELQVEVYVEDGAHVKPGDIVMSVKGRTQSLLQTERLMLNIMQRMSGIATMTHKYQQALIDAGTKTRVLDTRKTTPGMRMLEKEAVKIGGGMNHRIGLFDMILLKDNHVDFCGGVYNAISRAKQYCKQHGKEDLKIECEVRNFKELEEALSEGCDRIMFDNFTPEDTYRAVEIVSGRCETESSGGITFDTMIPYAKAGVDFISFGALTHSVKGLDMSFKAVV; encoded by the coding sequence ATGTTGTCAGTAGAAGAACTAAACGATAAACTTATCGAACTTGCTTTCAGTGAGGATATAGGTGATGGTGACCATACAACGCTTTGCTGCATCCCTGCTGATGCTATGGGTGAAAGTAGATTACTGATTAAGGAAGAAGGAGTCTTGGCAGGAGTTAATGTTGCTAAAAGGGTGTTTCATCTTTTTGACCCTGAACTACAGGTAGAAGTCTATGTAGAAGACGGTGCTCATGTGAAGCCTGGCGATATTGTTATGAGTGTGAAGGGCAGAACGCAGAGCCTTTTGCAGACAGAACGCCTTATGCTCAATATCATGCAGCGTATGAGTGGTATTGCTACGATGACTCATAAATACCAGCAGGCACTCATTGATGCAGGTACAAAGACACGCGTCCTAGACACGCGTAAGACAACACCTGGCATGAGAATGTTGGAAAAAGAAGCTGTGAAGATTGGTGGGGGAATGAATCATAGAATTGGACTTTTTGATATGATTCTCTTAAAAGACAATCATGTTGACTTCTGCGGAGGAGTTTATAATGCTATCTCACGAGCAAAACAATATTGCAAACAACATGGCAAAGAAGACCTCAAGATTGAATGTGAGGTGAGAAACTTTAAAGAGTTGGAAGAAGCACTCAGTGAAGGCTGTGATCGTATTATGTTTGATAATTTCACTCCAGAGGATACGTATAGAGCTGTTGAAATTGTCTCAGGACGCTGTGAAACGGAATCAAGTGGTGGTATAACTTTTGACACAATGATTCCTTATGCAAAAGCTGGGGTAGATTTTATTTCTTTTGGAGCATTAACACATAGCGTTAAAGGGCTTGATATGAGCTTCAAGGCTGTTGTTTAA
- a CDS encoding DUF4491 family protein yields MELNFEGILLAVCTFLIIGLCHPLVIKTEYYFGTKPWWIWLITGISCCVAALFVQTIFWSALLGVLGASFLWGIGELLAQEKRVLKGWFPMNPKRKAHYDNLKKDDSVCPVCKNKE; encoded by the coding sequence ATGGAACTAAATTTTGAAGGGATACTCCTTGCTGTATGTACGTTTTTAATTATTGGACTTTGCCATCCATTAGTCATAAAAACCGAGTATTATTTCGGAACTAAACCTTGGTGGATATGGCTGATTACAGGTATCTCATGCTGTGTTGCTGCCCTATTTGTTCAAACTATTTTTTGGTCAGCCCTCCTTGGAGTTCTCGGCGCTTCATTCCTTTGGGGTATTGGTGAACTTTTAGCACAAGAGAAACGTGTTCTTAAAGGATGGTTCCCAATGAATCCAAAGCGTAAAGCGCATTACGATAATCTTAAAAAAGATGACTCCGTATGTCCAGTTTGTAAGAATAAAGAATAA
- a CDS encoding phospho-sugar mutase gives MDNNQTLIAQCEAKARQWLSPAFDEKTRSAVEAMIKNEDKADLIESFYKDLEFGTGGLRGIMGAGSNRMNIYTVGMATQGFANYLKICFKDKEQISVVVCHDCRNNSRLFAETVANIFSANGIKVYLFDDLRPTPECSFAIRYLKAQAGVNITASHNPREYNGYKAYWDDGAQVLAPHDKGIIDEVNKVKVEDVKFEGNKGLIQIIGEDVDKVYLEQVKTISIDPQVIKNQHDLKIVYTPLHGAGRVMIPRALASWGFDNVHCVKEQMVKDGNFPTVDRPNPEIAEALTLGLRDAKALDADILMASDPDADRVGMACKNSDDEWVLINGNQTCLIFLWYIITNRQAVGKMKPTDFIVKTIVTTEVIRKIAEKQHVEMRDCYTGFKWIAREIALSEGKQQYIGGGEESYGFLAEDFVRDKDAVSACALLAEICAYAKDHGKTLYDILMDIYMEYGYSHEFTINVERPGKSGADEIQQMMKNFRSNPPKELGGSIIDVYKDFQSLEITKADGSKEKMDMPDTSNVLQWFCTDGTKVSVRPSGTEPKIKFYLEIKDTMNSASDFPACEQRACEKIEAIKKSLGL, from the coding sequence ATGGACAATAACCAAACACTTATCGCACAATGCGAAGCAAAAGCAAGACAATGGCTGTCTCCTGCTTTTGATGAAAAGACTCGTTCAGCTGTCGAGGCTATGATTAAGAATGAGGATAAGGCAGATCTGATTGAAAGTTTCTATAAAGATTTAGAGTTCGGTACAGGTGGACTTCGCGGTATCATGGGCGCTGGTTCTAATCGCATGAATATCTACACTGTTGGTATGGCAACGCAGGGTTTTGCTAATTATCTGAAGATTTGTTTTAAAGATAAGGAGCAGATTAGTGTTGTTGTTTGCCATGATTGTCGTAATAATTCACGTCTCTTTGCAGAAACGGTTGCAAATATTTTCTCAGCTAATGGTATAAAGGTTTATCTCTTCGACGATCTCCGTCCTACCCCAGAATGCTCTTTTGCTATTCGTTATTTGAAGGCACAGGCAGGTGTGAATATTACTGCAAGTCATAACCCACGTGAGTATAATGGTTACAAGGCTTATTGGGACGATGGCGCACAGGTACTTGCACCTCATGACAAGGGTATTATTGACGAGGTAAACAAAGTAAAGGTTGAGGATGTTAAATTCGAAGGCAATAAGGGGTTGATTCAGATTATAGGTGAGGATGTTGATAAGGTTTATCTGGAGCAGGTAAAGACTATCAGCATTGATCCACAGGTAATCAAGAATCAGCATGATCTTAAGATTGTCTATACTCCTCTACATGGTGCTGGTCGCGTAATGATTCCACGTGCGTTGGCTTCTTGGGGTTTTGACAATGTTCATTGTGTTAAGGAGCAGATGGTTAAGGATGGTAATTTTCCAACTGTTGACCGTCCAAACCCAGAGATTGCAGAAGCTTTGACACTTGGTTTGCGTGATGCGAAGGCCCTTGATGCTGACATCTTGATGGCCTCAGATCCAGATGCTGACCGAGTAGGTATGGCTTGTAAGAATAGTGATGATGAGTGGGTACTGATTAATGGTAACCAGACTTGCCTGATTTTCTTGTGGTATATCATCACTAATCGTCAGGCTGTTGGCAAGATGAAGCCAACAGACTTTATTGTAAAGACAATTGTTACAACAGAGGTTATCCGTAAGATTGCAGAGAAGCAGCACGTAGAGATGCGTGATTGCTACACAGGTTTTAAATGGATTGCACGTGAGATTGCTCTCTCTGAGGGTAAGCAACAGTATATCGGCGGTGGTGAGGAAAGCTATGGCTTCCTTGCTGAAGACTTCGTACGAGATAAGGATGCCGTAAGTGCTTGTGCTTTGTTGGCAGAGATTTGTGCGTATGCAAAGGATCATGGTAAGACTTTGTATGATATTCTTATGGATATCTATATGGAGTATGGTTACAGCCATGAGTTCACAATCAATGTTGAGCGTCCTGGTAAGAGCGGTGCTGATGAGATTCAGCAGATGATGAAGAACTTCCGTTCTAATCCTCCTAAGGAACTTGGTGGTAGTATAATCGATGTTTATAAGGACTTCCAGAGTCTTGAGATTACAAAGGCTGACGGCTCTAAGGAGAAGATGGATATGCCTGATACAAGCAATGTTCTCCAGTGGTTCTGCACAGACGGTACTAAGGTGAGCGTACGCCCATCAGGTACTGAACCAAAGATTAAGTTCTATCTTGAGATAAAGGATACAATGAACTCTGCTTCTGATTTCCCTGCTTGCGAGCAGCGTGCTTGTGAAAAGATTGAAGCTATCAAGAAGAGTTTGGGTTTGTAA
- the imm40 gene encoding Imm40 family immunity protein — translation MKKSDIISIIQDNDISEYYSLKHLGIEDYAFPDQEALKIVQICKLLLIPILGGDVYSLTDSTIEDLDDSWYYDRTQSESYYNNVQNSCNRSESYIRAYKSHSCDKPLFSFTIEDQLK, via the coding sequence ATGAAAAAGAGTGATATAATTTCAATTATTCAAGATAATGATATTTCTGAATATTATTCCTTGAAGCATTTAGGTATTGAAGATTATGCTTTCCCAGACCAAGAAGCACTTAAAATAGTGCAAATATGCAAACTTTTATTGATTCCAATCTTAGGTGGTGATGTATATAGTTTGACTGATTCTACAATAGAGGATTTAGATGATAGTTGGTATTATGATAGGACTCAAAGTGAGTCATATTACAATAACGTACAAAACAGTTGTAATAGATCTGAATCTTACATAAGGGCTTACAAAAGTCATTCTTGTGATAAACCTTTATTTTCCTTTACCATAGAAGATCAATTAAAATAA
- a CDS encoding ATP-dependent Clp protease ATP-binding subunit: protein MMNQFSLKVSEILSFSREEAERLTSKSVAPEHIMLAILREKSGPVWELFNQWEIDIDNIKKEIEKNILQDTTDTTASVPDMLLNEQANNILKLAVLEARLQHTQTVDILHLFLAILHDSSNNGAKKVLEESGYNYNNAISMLQQRTNQPKNGIGMADEEEMDDDMMSSSSSENSNNAKTTQAPRTKSKTPVLDSFGTDLTQAASEGKLDPVVGREKEIMRVSEILGRRKKNNPILIGEPGVGKSAIVEGLAQLIVKRLTSPILFDKRVITLDLTAVVAGTKYRGQFEERIRALIKEIEQNPDIIVFIDEIHTLIGAGSSPGSMDAANILKPALARGTIQCIGATTLDEYRKSIEKDGALERRFQKVHVEPTSAEETLQILENIKDRYESHHHVSYTEEALQACVKYADRYITDRFFPDKAIDIIDEAGSRVHLQHVKVPQSIIDIQKEIKVAQEKKQAAVKNQNFELAASFRDKQTELEKKLKDEQEKWQNGDIEDKVEINEEAIADVVSMMTGVPVQRMQEAEGIRLKNMDAELKQVVVAQDAAIDKMVKAIQRNRVGLKDPNHPIGAFMFLGPTGVGKTYLAKRLAEMMFGSSDALIRIDMSEYTESFNTSRLVGAPPGYVGYDEGGQLTEKVRRHPYSIILLDEIEKAHGNVFNMLLQVLDEGRLTDGNGRLIDFRNTVIIMTSNAGTRQLKEFGQGVGFKATNLNGLSQSEGDKERARAIIQKSLSKQFAPEFLNRLDEIITFDQLDLEAIKKIINIELKGLFKRVHELGYEIEITDDAKEFVATKGYDVQFGARPLKRAIQNHIEDGLSELILSGEIKAGDTIKISKEKDNDKLKFDILPTE from the coding sequence ATGATGAATCAATTCTCCCTAAAGGTTTCTGAAATACTTTCATTCAGCAGAGAGGAAGCGGAACGACTGACAAGTAAATCGGTTGCTCCAGAGCATATCATGCTTGCCATTCTCAGAGAAAAGTCAGGACCTGTATGGGAACTATTCAATCAATGGGAGATTGACATAGATAATATTAAAAAAGAAATAGAAAAGAATATTCTTCAAGACACCACTGATACAACTGCTTCAGTACCAGATATGCTTTTAAACGAGCAGGCAAATAACATTCTGAAATTAGCCGTACTTGAAGCTCGTTTACAGCATACACAAACGGTGGATATTCTTCATCTCTTCCTTGCAATTCTGCATGATTCTTCTAACAATGGTGCTAAGAAGGTATTGGAAGAAAGTGGATATAATTATAACAACGCAATTTCGATGTTACAACAACGCACAAACCAACCAAAAAATGGTATAGGCATGGCTGATGAGGAGGAAATGGATGATGACATGATGTCTTCATCGTCTTCAGAAAACAGCAATAATGCAAAAACAACACAAGCTCCACGTACAAAATCGAAAACACCAGTTCTCGATAGTTTCGGAACTGATCTCACCCAAGCTGCATCAGAGGGAAAACTAGACCCAGTTGTTGGTAGAGAGAAGGAGATTATGCGTGTTAGTGAGATTCTTGGCCGAAGAAAAAAGAATAACCCTATTTTAATAGGTGAGCCTGGCGTTGGTAAGAGTGCAATTGTTGAAGGTTTAGCTCAACTTATTGTGAAGCGTCTCACCTCACCTATACTCTTTGACAAACGTGTCATCACACTTGATTTGACAGCTGTGGTAGCTGGCACAAAGTATCGTGGCCAGTTTGAAGAACGTATTCGTGCATTGATTAAAGAAATAGAGCAAAATCCAGATATCATTGTGTTTATCGACGAGATTCATACACTTATTGGAGCAGGTTCTTCACCTGGTTCTATGGATGCAGCAAATATCCTCAAACCAGCATTGGCAAGGGGTACTATACAGTGTATTGGCGCTACAACGCTCGACGAATATCGTAAGTCTATTGAGAAAGATGGAGCTTTGGAACGTCGTTTCCAGAAAGTACATGTTGAACCAACGTCAGCTGAAGAGACACTTCAAATCCTTGAAAATATCAAAGATCGCTACGAGTCTCATCACCATGTAAGCTATACAGAGGAAGCTTTGCAAGCTTGTGTAAAGTATGCTGATCGGTATATTACCGATCGTTTCTTCCCTGATAAAGCAATTGATATTATCGATGAGGCAGGTTCACGTGTTCATCTGCAACATGTAAAGGTACCACAATCTATCATCGATATTCAGAAGGAGATTAAGGTTGCACAAGAAAAGAAGCAAGCTGCTGTAAAGAATCAAAACTTTGAACTAGCTGCAAGCTTCCGTGACAAGCAGACAGAGCTAGAAAAGAAGCTTAAAGATGAACAGGAGAAATGGCAGAATGGTGATATTGAAGATAAGGTTGAAATCAATGAAGAAGCCATTGCTGACGTTGTTTCCATGATGACGGGTGTACCAGTTCAGCGCATGCAAGAGGCAGAAGGTATCCGTCTGAAGAATATGGATGCTGAACTCAAGCAGGTTGTTGTTGCTCAAGACGCTGCAATCGATAAAATGGTGAAGGCCATTCAGCGTAATCGAGTTGGCTTGAAAGACCCTAACCACCCTATTGGAGCCTTTATGTTCTTAGGTCCAACGGGGGTAGGTAAAACTTATCTCGCAAAGCGTTTAGCTGAGATGATGTTCGGTTCTTCTGATGCTTTGATTCGTATTGACATGAGCGAATATACAGAGAGTTTCAACACCTCTCGTCTTGTTGGTGCTCCTCCAGGATATGTTGGTTATGACGAAGGAGGGCAGCTAACCGAGAAAGTACGTCGTCACCCCTACTCTATTATCTTACTTGATGAGATTGAGAAAGCACACGGCAACGTCTTTAATATGCTGTTGCAGGTGCTTGATGAAGGTAGATTGACTGATGGAAATGGTCGATTAATTGACTTCCGCAATACTGTTATCATTATGACTTCAAATGCGGGTACACGTCAGCTGAAGGAATTTGGACAGGGTGTAGGCTTTAAAGCAACGAACCTTAATGGGCTTTCACAGAGTGAAGGGGACAAGGAACGTGCACGTGCTATCATCCAAAAGAGCTTAAGCAAGCAGTTTGCACCAGAGTTCCTTAATCGTTTGGATGAGATTATCACCTTCGACCAATTAGACCTCGAGGCAATAAAGAAGATTATCAATATAGAACTCAAAGGTCTCTTCAAGCGTGTGCATGAGTTAGGTTATGAGATAGAGATAACTGATGATGCCAAAGAGTTTGTGGCCACTAAGGGTTATGATGTTCAGTTTGGTGCACGTCCATTGAAGCGTGCTATCCAAAATCATATTGAGGATGGACTGAGCGAACTCATTCTCTCTGGCGAAATCAAGGCTGGTGACACCATCAAGATATCAAAAGAGAAAGATAATGATAAACTGAAATTTGATATTCTACCAACAGAATAA